A genomic segment from Acyrthosiphon pisum isolate AL4f chromosome A3, pea_aphid_22Mar2018_4r6ur, whole genome shotgun sequence encodes:
- the LOC100166736 gene encoding MAP7 domain-containing protein 2 isoform X16 — MAEFVRVTSNPSINSGVTTVNSDNRPSTAPTPPQHSSRAGGLHWFAHGAESFDFYDETDETGKENAIKDREERLRLVREKHDEERQRKLDELKQQALAVQRYREQKEEERRRRLDEMRSRDSERRQQVEERKRQLFEAEREKRDAILKKNLEREARIVSKRRNERSSIVFAFGSSTPRMLEPSETGGSYWASRRATSTSNVMMLSSTTPMGPLTRRSSERELNECSGKKRAASAGGLSNRSTDEYNNKRHSVMDVLRWSDMCYPVIPEYPVDVGCEGGDGSAERRAARRKTDLMPTIVSPRDLTPCSRPGSSSSSRRSPGRASSMTRLDGTAATALGGGGVRLLSSARSMSHLAGGGGRSVVLGANKDRSTHHRSMIALNPVPPPRPTRAERLRKRAREFANGGGAGMKSGEMTPNRPQSSMSQSSTGPLPTQPRSRPVATPRKPRPISIAVTGVTSDPPAKSPATGERPPLPKVNVTKKSITPKVETKKFPNDNTKQQSSTAVKDKNKNAKNSTETSDNVESSDQQHTTAVISKDEDSHRENSIQGSVNDLAECDMTASMLATKQKISTEEEAKAALAERRKLAREQAERDAELERQRLEAERLAEEERLRCEEEEQRRQEEEQLRMLEEARKSEELRLQLAIEETKKREEEDKKRKEEEHKLKLEKEEADRKAKEEAEKLRQEMEIKLKKEEEDRQLRRKRVEAIMLRTRNQGKGNPSTKEETESAEQQAGENKTEKPSSDPMTTSQGPVSETEAMLTAERVHSSSSTTSSASSSPTSPPGDTQSNGLLPVETSGSKQNGRADNSAVHQSNGCLPTANGGSAFSSEVQLNNVTNNLLDLSLEPIPSDALSTQQIIDIGMSKCIQGNTADFPAYQETNRSEQQIVNDLLS; from the exons ATGGCAGAGTTCGTCAGGGTGACTTCCAATCCCTCGATAAATTCAG GAGTGACCACTGTTAACTCTGACAACCGGCCAAGTACGGCACCAACACCACCTCAACATTCTTCTAGAG CAGGCGGACTTCATTGGTTTGCCCATGGTGCAGAATCATTTGACTTTTATGATGAAACAGACGAAACAG GAAAAGAAAATGCAATCAAAGACCGCGAAGAACGATTACGACTTGTTCGTGAAAAACACGACGAAGAACGTCAAAGAAAACTCGATGAACTCAAACAACAA GCACTGGCTGTACAAAGGTATCGAGAACAAAAAGAGGAGGAAAGGCGGAGACGTTTAGATGAAATGCGTTCACGAGATTCTGAAAGGCGACAACAAGTGGAAGAAAGAAAAAGACAATTGTTTGAAGCCGAGAGAGAGAAAAGAGAcgctatactaaaaaaaaatcta GAACGCGAGGCCAGAATTGTGTCAAAAAGAAGAAATGAGCGTAGTTCAATTGTTTTTGCATTTGGAAGTTCGACGCCTCGCATGCTTGAACCATCAGAAACCGGTGGATCGTACTGGGCTAGTCGCAG AGCTACGTCTACCAGCAATGTGATGATGCTGAGCAGTACAACTCCCATGGGCCCTCTGACAAGGAGGTCGTCAGAGCGTGAGCTGAACGAATGTTCTGGGAAAAAAAGGGCTGCTTCAGCTGGCGGTCTGTCGAACCGCAGTACCGACG AGTACAATAATAAGAGACATTCCGTAATGGATGTCTTGCGTTGGAGTGATATGTGTTACCCTGTTATCCCAGAATACCCTGTAGATGTGGGGTGTG AAGGCGGTGACGGGAGCGCCGAACGGAGGGCGGCCAGACGGAAGACGGACCTGATGCCCACCATCGTGTCCCCGCGTGACCTGACGCCCTGCAGCCGTCCCGGATCGTCCAGTTCGTCCCGTCGGTCACCAGGTAGGGCGAGTTCGATGACTCGGCTGGACGGCACCGCTGCCACCGCTCTCGGCGGCGGAGGCGTACGACTGCTGTCGTCGGCGCGCAGCATGAGCCACTTGGCCGGCGGCGGCGGGCGATCTGTTGTTTTAGGTGCCAACAAGGATCGTTCGACGCACCACCGTAGTATGATCGCCTTGAACCCGGTGCCGCCGCCCAGACCCACCAGAGCCGAGCGACTGCGCAAGCGCGCCAGAGAATTCGCAAACGGCGGTGGTGCAG GCATGAAATCTGGTGAAATGACGCCGAATCGACCCCAGAGTTCCATGAGTCAGTCAAGCACTGGACCTTTGCCAACGCAACCGAGGTCCAGGCCCGTGGCGACGCCACGCAAACCACGACCAATCAGTATAGCTGTGACCGGCGTCACATCCGATCCACCCGCAAAGTCTCCGGCCACTGGCGAAAGACCGCCTCTGCCCAAAGTGAATGTTACCAAAAAGTCGATTACCCCTAAAGTGGAGACGAAAAAGTTCCCCAACGACAATACAAAACAGCAGTCATCGACGGCTGTGAAG gacaaaaataaaaacgcaaAGAATTCTACTGAAACTTCCGATAACGTCGAATCTTCTGATCAGCAGCACACAACTGCGGTGATTTCCAAAGACGAAGACAGTCATCGTGAAAATTCGATCCAAGGGTCGGTGAACGACCTGGCCGAATGCGACATGACCGCTTCGATGTTGGCTACGAAACAAAAGATCTCGACGGAAGAAGAAGCCAAGGCCGCGTTGGCGGAACGCAGAAAACTGGCGCGTGAACAAGCAGAGAGAGACGCGGAGTTAGAAAGACAAAGATTG GAAGCCGAGCGATTGGCAGAAGAAGAACGTTTGCGTTGTGAAGAAGAAGAACAACGCCGGCAAGAAGAAGAACAACTGCGAATGCTGGAAGAGGCTCGGAAATCCGAAGAGTTGCGGTTGCAGTTGGCCATCGAAGAGACGAAAAAACGTGAAGAAGAAGATAAAAAGCGGAAAGAGGAAGAACACAAGTTGAAATTGGAGAAGGAAGAAGCTGACCGCAAAGCAAAAGAAGAAGCGGAAAA GCTGAGACAAGAGATGgaaatcaaattgaaaaaagaGGAAGAAGACAGGCAGCTTAGACGTAAACGAGTCGAGGCCATCATGCTACGGACTAGGAACCAAGGCAAAGGAAACCCGTCGACTAAA GAAGAGACTGAATCTGCCGAGCAACAAGCCGGCGAGAATAAAACGGAAAAACCGTCGTCTGACCCGATGACGACTAGTCAAGGACCGGTATCCGAGACCGAAGCGATGCTGACCGCCGAGAGGGTTCATTCGTCGTCATCAACGACGTCATCAGCATCTTCGTCGCCAACATCACCGCCCGGCGATACGCAGTCTAACGGATTGCTTCCGGTAGAAACTTCCGGTTCCAAACAAAACGGCCGTGCGGACAACTCGGCGGTGCATCAAAGCAACGGCTGCCTTCCGACGGCCAACGGTGGCTCCGCTTTCAGTTCGGAAGT ACAATTAAACAACGTGACTAACAATCTGCTAGATTTATCGCTAGAACCCATTCCGTCTGACGCTCTGTCAACGCAACAAATCATTGATATCGGCATGAGCAAGTGCATTCAAGGCAACACCGCGGATTTTCCCGCGTACCAAGAAACTAATAGATCAGAACAACAAATTGTCaatg atcTACTGTCTTAA
- the LOC100166736 gene encoding MAP7 domain-containing protein 2 isoform X22, giving the protein MAEFVRVTSNPSINSAGVTTVNSDNRPSTAPTPPQHSSRGKENAIKDREERLRLVREKHDEERQRKLDELKQQALAVQRYREQKEEERRRRLDEMRSRDSERRQQVEERKRQLFEAEREKRDAILKKNLEREARIVSKRRNERSSIVFAFGSSTPRMLEPSETGGSYWASRRATSTSNVMMLSSTTPMGPLTRRSSERELNECSGKKRAASAGGLSNRSTDEYNNKRHSVMDVLRWSDMCYPVIPEYPVDVGCEGGDGSAERRAARRKTDLMPTIVSPRDLTPCSRPGSSSSSRRSPGRASSMTRLDGTAATALGGGGVRLLSSARSMSHLAGGGGRSVVLGANKDRSTHHRSMIALNPVPPPRPTRAERLRKRAREFANGGGAGMKSGEMTPNRPQSSMSQSSTGPLPTQPRSRPVATPRKPRPISIAVTGVTSDPPAKSPATGERPPLPKVNVTKKSITPKVETKKFPNDNTKQQSSTAVKDKNKNAKNSTETSDNVESSDQQHTTAVISKDEDSHRENSIQGSVNDLAECDMTASMLATKQKISTEEEAKAALAERRKLAREQAERDAELERQRLEAERLAEEERLRCEEEEQRRQEEEQLRMLEEARKSEELRLQLAIEETKKREEEDKKRKEEEHKLKLEKEEADRKAKEEAEKLRQEMEIKLKKEEEDRQLRRKRVEAIMLRTRNQGKGNPSTKEETESAEQQAGENKTEKPSSDPMTTSQGPVSETEAMLTAERVHSSSSTTSSASSSPTSPPGDTQSNGLLPVETSGSKQNGRADNSAVHQSNGCLPTANGGSAFSSEVQLNNVTNNLLDLSLEPIPSDALSTQQIIDIGMSKCIQGNTADFPAYQETNRSEQQIVNDLLS; this is encoded by the exons ATGGCAGAGTTCGTCAGGGTGACTTCCAATCCCTCGATAAATTCAG caGGAGTGACCACTGTTAACTCTGACAACCGGCCAAGTACGGCACCAACACCACCTCAACATTCTTCTAGAG GAAAAGAAAATGCAATCAAAGACCGCGAAGAACGATTACGACTTGTTCGTGAAAAACACGACGAAGAACGTCAAAGAAAACTCGATGAACTCAAACAACAA GCACTGGCTGTACAAAGGTATCGAGAACAAAAAGAGGAGGAAAGGCGGAGACGTTTAGATGAAATGCGTTCACGAGATTCTGAAAGGCGACAACAAGTGGAAGAAAGAAAAAGACAATTGTTTGAAGCCGAGAGAGAGAAAAGAGAcgctatactaaaaaaaaatcta GAACGCGAGGCCAGAATTGTGTCAAAAAGAAGAAATGAGCGTAGTTCAATTGTTTTTGCATTTGGAAGTTCGACGCCTCGCATGCTTGAACCATCAGAAACCGGTGGATCGTACTGGGCTAGTCGCAG AGCTACGTCTACCAGCAATGTGATGATGCTGAGCAGTACAACTCCCATGGGCCCTCTGACAAGGAGGTCGTCAGAGCGTGAGCTGAACGAATGTTCTGGGAAAAAAAGGGCTGCTTCAGCTGGCGGTCTGTCGAACCGCAGTACCGACG AGTACAATAATAAGAGACATTCCGTAATGGATGTCTTGCGTTGGAGTGATATGTGTTACCCTGTTATCCCAGAATACCCTGTAGATGTGGGGTGTG AAGGCGGTGACGGGAGCGCCGAACGGAGGGCGGCCAGACGGAAGACGGACCTGATGCCCACCATCGTGTCCCCGCGTGACCTGACGCCCTGCAGCCGTCCCGGATCGTCCAGTTCGTCCCGTCGGTCACCAGGTAGGGCGAGTTCGATGACTCGGCTGGACGGCACCGCTGCCACCGCTCTCGGCGGCGGAGGCGTACGACTGCTGTCGTCGGCGCGCAGCATGAGCCACTTGGCCGGCGGCGGCGGGCGATCTGTTGTTTTAGGTGCCAACAAGGATCGTTCGACGCACCACCGTAGTATGATCGCCTTGAACCCGGTGCCGCCGCCCAGACCCACCAGAGCCGAGCGACTGCGCAAGCGCGCCAGAGAATTCGCAAACGGCGGTGGTGCAG GCATGAAATCTGGTGAAATGACGCCGAATCGACCCCAGAGTTCCATGAGTCAGTCAAGCACTGGACCTTTGCCAACGCAACCGAGGTCCAGGCCCGTGGCGACGCCACGCAAACCACGACCAATCAGTATAGCTGTGACCGGCGTCACATCCGATCCACCCGCAAAGTCTCCGGCCACTGGCGAAAGACCGCCTCTGCCCAAAGTGAATGTTACCAAAAAGTCGATTACCCCTAAAGTGGAGACGAAAAAGTTCCCCAACGACAATACAAAACAGCAGTCATCGACGGCTGTGAAG gacaaaaataaaaacgcaaAGAATTCTACTGAAACTTCCGATAACGTCGAATCTTCTGATCAGCAGCACACAACTGCGGTGATTTCCAAAGACGAAGACAGTCATCGTGAAAATTCGATCCAAGGGTCGGTGAACGACCTGGCCGAATGCGACATGACCGCTTCGATGTTGGCTACGAAACAAAAGATCTCGACGGAAGAAGAAGCCAAGGCCGCGTTGGCGGAACGCAGAAAACTGGCGCGTGAACAAGCAGAGAGAGACGCGGAGTTAGAAAGACAAAGATTG GAAGCCGAGCGATTGGCAGAAGAAGAACGTTTGCGTTGTGAAGAAGAAGAACAACGCCGGCAAGAAGAAGAACAACTGCGAATGCTGGAAGAGGCTCGGAAATCCGAAGAGTTGCGGTTGCAGTTGGCCATCGAAGAGACGAAAAAACGTGAAGAAGAAGATAAAAAGCGGAAAGAGGAAGAACACAAGTTGAAATTGGAGAAGGAAGAAGCTGACCGCAAAGCAAAAGAAGAAGCGGAAAA GCTGAGACAAGAGATGgaaatcaaattgaaaaaagaGGAAGAAGACAGGCAGCTTAGACGTAAACGAGTCGAGGCCATCATGCTACGGACTAGGAACCAAGGCAAAGGAAACCCGTCGACTAAA GAAGAGACTGAATCTGCCGAGCAACAAGCCGGCGAGAATAAAACGGAAAAACCGTCGTCTGACCCGATGACGACTAGTCAAGGACCGGTATCCGAGACCGAAGCGATGCTGACCGCCGAGAGGGTTCATTCGTCGTCATCAACGACGTCATCAGCATCTTCGTCGCCAACATCACCGCCCGGCGATACGCAGTCTAACGGATTGCTTCCGGTAGAAACTTCCGGTTCCAAACAAAACGGCCGTGCGGACAACTCGGCGGTGCATCAAAGCAACGGCTGCCTTCCGACGGCCAACGGTGGCTCCGCTTTCAGTTCGGAAGT ACAATTAAACAACGTGACTAACAATCTGCTAGATTTATCGCTAGAACCCATTCCGTCTGACGCTCTGTCAACGCAACAAATCATTGATATCGGCATGAGCAAGTGCATTCAAGGCAACACCGCGGATTTTCCCGCGTACCAAGAAACTAATAGATCAGAACAACAAATTGTCaatg atcTACTGTCTTAA
- the LOC100166736 gene encoding MAP7 domain-containing protein 2 isoform X21, translating to MNHALTFVLQMDWVSDNQYNQNWRVTTVNSDNRPSTAPTPPQHSSRGKENAIKDREERLRLVREKHDEERQRKLDELKQQALAVQRYREQKEEERRRRLDEMRSRDSERRQQVEERKRQLFEAEREKRDAILKKNLEREARIVSKRRNERSSIVFAFGSSTPRMLEPSETGGSYWASRRATSTSNVMMLSSTTPMGPLTRRSSERELNECSGKKRAASAGGLSNRSTDEYNNKRHSVMDVLRWSDMCYPVIPEYPVDVGCEGGDGSAERRAARRKTDLMPTIVSPRDLTPCSRPGSSSSSRRSPGRASSMTRLDGTAATALGGGGVRLLSSARSMSHLAGGGGRSVVLGANKDRSTHHRSMIALNPVPPPRPTRAERLRKRAREFANGGGAGMKSGEMTPNRPQSSMSQSSTGPLPTQPRSRPVATPRKPRPISIAVTGVTSDPPAKSPATGERPPLPKVNVTKKSITPKVETKKFPNDNTKQQSSTAVKDKNKNAKNSTETSDNVESSDQQHTTAVISKDEDSHRENSIQGSVNDLAECDMTASMLATKQKISTEEEAKAALAERRKLAREQAERDAELERQRLEAERLAEEERLRCEEEEQRRQEEEQLRMLEEARKSEELRLQLAIEETKKREEEDKKRKEEEHKLKLEKEEADRKAKEEAEKLRQEMEIKLKKEEEDRQLRRKRVEAIMLRTRNQGKGNPSTKEETESAEQQAGENKTEKPSSDPMTTSQGPVSETEAMLTAERVHSSSSTTSSASSSPTSPPGDTQSNGLLPVETSGSKQNGRADNSAVHQSNGCLPTANGGSAFSSEVQLNNVTNNLLDLSLEPIPSDALSTQQIIDIGMSKCIQGNTADFPAYQETNRSEQQIVNDLLS from the exons ATGAATCATGCTCTCACATTTGTGTTACAAATGGATTGGGTATCAGATAATCAATACAATCAGAATTGGA GAGTGACCACTGTTAACTCTGACAACCGGCCAAGTACGGCACCAACACCACCTCAACATTCTTCTAGAG GAAAAGAAAATGCAATCAAAGACCGCGAAGAACGATTACGACTTGTTCGTGAAAAACACGACGAAGAACGTCAAAGAAAACTCGATGAACTCAAACAACAA GCACTGGCTGTACAAAGGTATCGAGAACAAAAAGAGGAGGAAAGGCGGAGACGTTTAGATGAAATGCGTTCACGAGATTCTGAAAGGCGACAACAAGTGGAAGAAAGAAAAAGACAATTGTTTGAAGCCGAGAGAGAGAAAAGAGAcgctatactaaaaaaaaatcta GAACGCGAGGCCAGAATTGTGTCAAAAAGAAGAAATGAGCGTAGTTCAATTGTTTTTGCATTTGGAAGTTCGACGCCTCGCATGCTTGAACCATCAGAAACCGGTGGATCGTACTGGGCTAGTCGCAG AGCTACGTCTACCAGCAATGTGATGATGCTGAGCAGTACAACTCCCATGGGCCCTCTGACAAGGAGGTCGTCAGAGCGTGAGCTGAACGAATGTTCTGGGAAAAAAAGGGCTGCTTCAGCTGGCGGTCTGTCGAACCGCAGTACCGACG AGTACAATAATAAGAGACATTCCGTAATGGATGTCTTGCGTTGGAGTGATATGTGTTACCCTGTTATCCCAGAATACCCTGTAGATGTGGGGTGTG AAGGCGGTGACGGGAGCGCCGAACGGAGGGCGGCCAGACGGAAGACGGACCTGATGCCCACCATCGTGTCCCCGCGTGACCTGACGCCCTGCAGCCGTCCCGGATCGTCCAGTTCGTCCCGTCGGTCACCAGGTAGGGCGAGTTCGATGACTCGGCTGGACGGCACCGCTGCCACCGCTCTCGGCGGCGGAGGCGTACGACTGCTGTCGTCGGCGCGCAGCATGAGCCACTTGGCCGGCGGCGGCGGGCGATCTGTTGTTTTAGGTGCCAACAAGGATCGTTCGACGCACCACCGTAGTATGATCGCCTTGAACCCGGTGCCGCCGCCCAGACCCACCAGAGCCGAGCGACTGCGCAAGCGCGCCAGAGAATTCGCAAACGGCGGTGGTGCAG GCATGAAATCTGGTGAAATGACGCCGAATCGACCCCAGAGTTCCATGAGTCAGTCAAGCACTGGACCTTTGCCAACGCAACCGAGGTCCAGGCCCGTGGCGACGCCACGCAAACCACGACCAATCAGTATAGCTGTGACCGGCGTCACATCCGATCCACCCGCAAAGTCTCCGGCCACTGGCGAAAGACCGCCTCTGCCCAAAGTGAATGTTACCAAAAAGTCGATTACCCCTAAAGTGGAGACGAAAAAGTTCCCCAACGACAATACAAAACAGCAGTCATCGACGGCTGTGAAG gacaaaaataaaaacgcaaAGAATTCTACTGAAACTTCCGATAACGTCGAATCTTCTGATCAGCAGCACACAACTGCGGTGATTTCCAAAGACGAAGACAGTCATCGTGAAAATTCGATCCAAGGGTCGGTGAACGACCTGGCCGAATGCGACATGACCGCTTCGATGTTGGCTACGAAACAAAAGATCTCGACGGAAGAAGAAGCCAAGGCCGCGTTGGCGGAACGCAGAAAACTGGCGCGTGAACAAGCAGAGAGAGACGCGGAGTTAGAAAGACAAAGATTG GAAGCCGAGCGATTGGCAGAAGAAGAACGTTTGCGTTGTGAAGAAGAAGAACAACGCCGGCAAGAAGAAGAACAACTGCGAATGCTGGAAGAGGCTCGGAAATCCGAAGAGTTGCGGTTGCAGTTGGCCATCGAAGAGACGAAAAAACGTGAAGAAGAAGATAAAAAGCGGAAAGAGGAAGAACACAAGTTGAAATTGGAGAAGGAAGAAGCTGACCGCAAAGCAAAAGAAGAAGCGGAAAA GCTGAGACAAGAGATGgaaatcaaattgaaaaaagaGGAAGAAGACAGGCAGCTTAGACGTAAACGAGTCGAGGCCATCATGCTACGGACTAGGAACCAAGGCAAAGGAAACCCGTCGACTAAA GAAGAGACTGAATCTGCCGAGCAACAAGCCGGCGAGAATAAAACGGAAAAACCGTCGTCTGACCCGATGACGACTAGTCAAGGACCGGTATCCGAGACCGAAGCGATGCTGACCGCCGAGAGGGTTCATTCGTCGTCATCAACGACGTCATCAGCATCTTCGTCGCCAACATCACCGCCCGGCGATACGCAGTCTAACGGATTGCTTCCGGTAGAAACTTCCGGTTCCAAACAAAACGGCCGTGCGGACAACTCGGCGGTGCATCAAAGCAACGGCTGCCTTCCGACGGCCAACGGTGGCTCCGCTTTCAGTTCGGAAGT ACAATTAAACAACGTGACTAACAATCTGCTAGATTTATCGCTAGAACCCATTCCGTCTGACGCTCTGTCAACGCAACAAATCATTGATATCGGCATGAGCAAGTGCATTCAAGGCAACACCGCGGATTTTCCCGCGTACCAAGAAACTAATAGATCAGAACAACAAATTGTCaatg atcTACTGTCTTAA
- the LOC100166736 gene encoding MAP7 domain-containing protein 2 isoform X14: protein MNHALTFVLQMDWVSDNQYNQNWRVTTVNSDNRPSTAPTPPQHSSRAGGLHWFAHGAESFDFYDETDETGKENAIKDREERLRLVREKHDEERQRKLDELKQQALAVQRYREQKEEERRRRLDEMRSRDSERRQQVEERKRQLFEAEREKRDAILKKNLEREARIVSKRRNERSSIVFAFGSSTPRMLEPSETGGSYWASRRATSTSNVMMLSSTTPMGPLTRRSSERELNECSGKKRAASAGGLSNRSTDEYNNKRHSVMDVLRWSDMCYPVIPEYPVDVGCEGGDGSAERRAARRKTDLMPTIVSPRDLTPCSRPGSSSSSRRSPGRASSMTRLDGTAATALGGGGVRLLSSARSMSHLAGGGGRSVVLGANKDRSTHHRSMIALNPVPPPRPTRAERLRKRAREFANGGGAGMKSGEMTPNRPQSSMSQSSTGPLPTQPRSRPVATPRKPRPISIAVTGVTSDPPAKSPATGERPPLPKVNVTKKSITPKVETKKFPNDNTKQQSSTAVKDKNKNAKNSTETSDNVESSDQQHTTAVISKDEDSHRENSIQGSVNDLAECDMTASMLATKQKISTEEEAKAALAERRKLAREQAERDAELERQRLEAERLAEEERLRCEEEEQRRQEEEQLRMLEEARKSEELRLQLAIEETKKREEEDKKRKEEEHKLKLEKEEADRKAKEEAEKLRQEMEIKLKKEEEDRQLRRKRVEAIMLRTRNQGKGNPSTKEETESAEQQAGENKTEKPSSDPMTTSQGPVSETEAMLTAERVHSSSSTTSSASSSPTSPPGDTQSNGLLPVETSGSKQNGRADNSAVHQSNGCLPTANGGSAFSSEVQLNNVTNNLLDLSLEPIPSDALSTQQIIDIGMSKCIQGNTADFPAYQETNRSEQQIVNDLLS from the exons ATGAATCATGCTCTCACATTTGTGTTACAAATGGATTGGGTATCAGATAATCAATACAATCAGAATTGGA GAGTGACCACTGTTAACTCTGACAACCGGCCAAGTACGGCACCAACACCACCTCAACATTCTTCTAGAG CAGGCGGACTTCATTGGTTTGCCCATGGTGCAGAATCATTTGACTTTTATGATGAAACAGACGAAACAG GAAAAGAAAATGCAATCAAAGACCGCGAAGAACGATTACGACTTGTTCGTGAAAAACACGACGAAGAACGTCAAAGAAAACTCGATGAACTCAAACAACAA GCACTGGCTGTACAAAGGTATCGAGAACAAAAAGAGGAGGAAAGGCGGAGACGTTTAGATGAAATGCGTTCACGAGATTCTGAAAGGCGACAACAAGTGGAAGAAAGAAAAAGACAATTGTTTGAAGCCGAGAGAGAGAAAAGAGAcgctatactaaaaaaaaatcta GAACGCGAGGCCAGAATTGTGTCAAAAAGAAGAAATGAGCGTAGTTCAATTGTTTTTGCATTTGGAAGTTCGACGCCTCGCATGCTTGAACCATCAGAAACCGGTGGATCGTACTGGGCTAGTCGCAG AGCTACGTCTACCAGCAATGTGATGATGCTGAGCAGTACAACTCCCATGGGCCCTCTGACAAGGAGGTCGTCAGAGCGTGAGCTGAACGAATGTTCTGGGAAAAAAAGGGCTGCTTCAGCTGGCGGTCTGTCGAACCGCAGTACCGACG AGTACAATAATAAGAGACATTCCGTAATGGATGTCTTGCGTTGGAGTGATATGTGTTACCCTGTTATCCCAGAATACCCTGTAGATGTGGGGTGTG AAGGCGGTGACGGGAGCGCCGAACGGAGGGCGGCCAGACGGAAGACGGACCTGATGCCCACCATCGTGTCCCCGCGTGACCTGACGCCCTGCAGCCGTCCCGGATCGTCCAGTTCGTCCCGTCGGTCACCAGGTAGGGCGAGTTCGATGACTCGGCTGGACGGCACCGCTGCCACCGCTCTCGGCGGCGGAGGCGTACGACTGCTGTCGTCGGCGCGCAGCATGAGCCACTTGGCCGGCGGCGGCGGGCGATCTGTTGTTTTAGGTGCCAACAAGGATCGTTCGACGCACCACCGTAGTATGATCGCCTTGAACCCGGTGCCGCCGCCCAGACCCACCAGAGCCGAGCGACTGCGCAAGCGCGCCAGAGAATTCGCAAACGGCGGTGGTGCAG GCATGAAATCTGGTGAAATGACGCCGAATCGACCCCAGAGTTCCATGAGTCAGTCAAGCACTGGACCTTTGCCAACGCAACCGAGGTCCAGGCCCGTGGCGACGCCACGCAAACCACGACCAATCAGTATAGCTGTGACCGGCGTCACATCCGATCCACCCGCAAAGTCTCCGGCCACTGGCGAAAGACCGCCTCTGCCCAAAGTGAATGTTACCAAAAAGTCGATTACCCCTAAAGTGGAGACGAAAAAGTTCCCCAACGACAATACAAAACAGCAGTCATCGACGGCTGTGAAG gacaaaaataaaaacgcaaAGAATTCTACTGAAACTTCCGATAACGTCGAATCTTCTGATCAGCAGCACACAACTGCGGTGATTTCCAAAGACGAAGACAGTCATCGTGAAAATTCGATCCAAGGGTCGGTGAACGACCTGGCCGAATGCGACATGACCGCTTCGATGTTGGCTACGAAACAAAAGATCTCGACGGAAGAAGAAGCCAAGGCCGCGTTGGCGGAACGCAGAAAACTGGCGCGTGAACAAGCAGAGAGAGACGCGGAGTTAGAAAGACAAAGATTG GAAGCCGAGCGATTGGCAGAAGAAGAACGTTTGCGTTGTGAAGAAGAAGAACAACGCCGGCAAGAAGAAGAACAACTGCGAATGCTGGAAGAGGCTCGGAAATCCGAAGAGTTGCGGTTGCAGTTGGCCATCGAAGAGACGAAAAAACGTGAAGAAGAAGATAAAAAGCGGAAAGAGGAAGAACACAAGTTGAAATTGGAGAAGGAAGAAGCTGACCGCAAAGCAAAAGAAGAAGCGGAAAA GCTGAGACAAGAGATGgaaatcaaattgaaaaaagaGGAAGAAGACAGGCAGCTTAGACGTAAACGAGTCGAGGCCATCATGCTACGGACTAGGAACCAAGGCAAAGGAAACCCGTCGACTAAA GAAGAGACTGAATCTGCCGAGCAACAAGCCGGCGAGAATAAAACGGAAAAACCGTCGTCTGACCCGATGACGACTAGTCAAGGACCGGTATCCGAGACCGAAGCGATGCTGACCGCCGAGAGGGTTCATTCGTCGTCATCAACGACGTCATCAGCATCTTCGTCGCCAACATCACCGCCCGGCGATACGCAGTCTAACGGATTGCTTCCGGTAGAAACTTCCGGTTCCAAACAAAACGGCCGTGCGGACAACTCGGCGGTGCATCAAAGCAACGGCTGCCTTCCGACGGCCAACGGTGGCTCCGCTTTCAGTTCGGAAGT ACAATTAAACAACGTGACTAACAATCTGCTAGATTTATCGCTAGAACCCATTCCGTCTGACGCTCTGTCAACGCAACAAATCATTGATATCGGCATGAGCAAGTGCATTCAAGGCAACACCGCGGATTTTCCCGCGTACCAAGAAACTAATAGATCAGAACAACAAATTGTCaatg atcTACTGTCTTAA